In Deltaproteobacteria bacterium RBG_16_64_85, the genomic stretch CCGGCCGACGCCGTGGTGATGGCCGTAGGGACCAAGCCCAACTTCGCCCTCTTCCGGGACCTTGGCGTTTCCCTGGACTCCAAGGGCCAGGTCGTCGCCGATCCGTGGCAGAGAACGAACATCCCGCGTTTTTTGGCGATCGGGGACGTATCCTCCCCGCTGAAGATGATCGTCACCGCCGTGGCGCAGGCCGCCGTCGCCGCGCACCAGGCGTACGTGGAAGTCCGATCCCCCTACTGGAAATAATCGGAGCCGGGATGGATCAATCGGCGGGGACGAGAATTCCCGCTTCGGGGTTCTCCTTAGCGTCTTCCCAGGTCCGGGTCGGCTAGTAGGCGCGAGCCGAGATCATGGCGTCGAAGCTGTCCGCGACCGAGAGGATAGCGATTGCGAGGCCGGCCGGAGTGGATCCTTCGATAAATTGGCAGGGATCCCAAAAATCCGCGAATTTTTACAAGAAGGTTTTTCAGAAAGATCCCGACGGGTCGGAAGGCGGTTACTATGGATTCATGGCCGGCAAGGGGTTCATCACTTTTGGGCCGCATGACAAAGTCCGGGGCAAGAACGCGAACCCCGAAAGGATAATGTTCAATTTTGAGACCAAGGAAGTAAAGAGAGAATTCGAAAGAATCAAGAAGCTCGGGGCCGCGGTAGTCGCGGAACCTTACAATCCGGCGGAAGATCCGAAAGGAATGATCGCGACCTTCGCCGATCCGGACAATAAATTTATCCAGCTCGTGACGCCTTGGGAAAACAAATGAACGATCCTCGGCACCATCAGGAGCCGGAAGCCGAAAGTATCTTGAGTTCGAGGTCGAGCAAGAGGGGGTGAGGCGGACAATGCCTCACCCCCTTCCCGCATAGGAAAAGGAAATCGTCGAGGATCGTCGGTCCATGCCCTGAAGAATGAGCCTCATAGGGTTTACCAATACTCGAATGGGGACACGATCCTGAATATCTCGCCCATTCGGTAAAAAAAGCGATCGATCATTACAGGCTTAAGCAGCTTGAAAAAAACCACACCAGTATGCTTGAGAAAACCGTGGAAAACAGAACCAGGGAACTGAGTGATGCGCTGACGCTGGTCAAATCCGCAAGCAAGGAGATCGTCGAGCGACTCGCAGGGGTCGCCGAGTACAGGGATACGGATACGGGGAAGCATATCAAGTATCAGGTCCTATGCAAAATTACCTTGCATATTTGCATAGGGAGTGAAAGGATATTCCCATGGACACGATCCGGCGGCAACTTCTCGCGCCTCTCGCGTCGCTCGCCCGAAAGGAACGGGTGATCGTCGTCAGCGGCGCCCGGCAGACGGGCAAGACGACCCTCTGCGAATTCCAACTTCCCGGAGAACTTCGGGTCCCCCGCGCCTACGTTTCCTTCGACGACCCCGATGAACGCCTCCGATTCCAAAAGGGGGCGGTGTCCATCCTCGAATCCTACGATGTCCCCCTCGTGGTTCTCGACGAAATCCAGAAAACCCCCTTCCTGTTCGACCCCCTGAAACTTGTTTCGGACCGGACCCGCAAGCAGGGCGGGAAGGGGCCTGTTTTCGTCCTTACCGGCTCGTCCCAGTTCCTACTCAAGAAAGACGTCCGGGAAACTCTCGCAGGGAGGGTCTCCCTCCTGAATCTCCACCCCTTCTCCCTGAGCGAGCTCTCCGGAAGCGCCGGCCGCTCCCTCCTGACCCGAATCTTTCGGGAGAAAGGAATGCCCCGCGAGGAGCCGGAACGAATCGTCGCGATTCCTTCGGAAAGAACGCGCAAGGCGACGCATCTGGCCGCCGAGCACAGGGAATGGGGAGGCTTCCCTCCGGTGTGGCACCGCAAGGACCGAGAGGAAAAGATCCGATGGCTTCGGGATTACCGGCGAACCTACCTGGAACGCGACATCGCGGACGTCGGGCAGGTGGCGGATCTCGACATGTTCGCGCTGACCCAGAAGATCCTGTGCGCCCGGACCGGAAACACCCTCTCGCTGAGCGAGGTATCACGGGACGTGTCGCTTTCGGTCAACACGGTGAAACGATACCTGGGCCTGTTATCCAGATCCTTCCAGTGCCATCTCCTGCCGCCCTTCTTCGAGAACGTGGGGAAACGCCTGGTCAAGAGTCCGAAGGTTTTCTTCTCCGATCCCGGTTTGTCCCGGGCCATTCTCGGCGAGATGTCGATCGGCGCAGGAGCGGCCTACGAAAGCTGGGTGTTTTCGGAGCTCATGAAGTGGACGGCGCTCCAGACTCCGGAGCCGGAGTTGTTCTACTACCGGACGGCCGCGGGCTTGGAGATCGACTTCCTGGTCGCGATGCGAGGGAACATTCTTCCCATCGAAGTCAAGAATCGGGAAAGGATCAGTTCCATCGACGGCCGAGGTGTCGAGACATTCCTGAACGAGCATCCACGGGCAACCCGGCTCGGCCTCGTCGTCTACACCGGGAGGGAGCTCGCAGAGGTCCGGAACAGGGTCTGGGCCGTGCCGGACTGGTATCTTTTCGGCGGGGTCGCGGAGGGCTGAGTGGGAGATCTGCTCGCAACCGGCCGGGGAACGCTCCCGGTTGCTCCCTTCTACACGCTCCCCAATGAAAAGGACGGGGATGAGACCCCGCCCTCATTTCACTTAACCTGCACTGCAGTAAAGCACCCGCGCCCAATCTCGATTATGGAATAAAATCCTCATTCCTCTGGGCCACGAACCCAGCCGGCCGCCTGCGCGATTCCGAAACCGACGCCGGTCACAACAAGAAGAATTGCCACCGCTACTATCCCAATCGTATACGTCTTCATTTCCCCCCCTTCTTTCTTGGGGTTCGATTCGAATACCCTTTTGGACCTTGGAAATTAGCTTCCGGTCCGCCAGAGAAGATTTCCTCTACGGAGACTCCGCAGAACGGATAGAGCCAATTCTTGGCATAACTCCAGAACCCTTCGATACGCAACGAACCATACGGCTGAAATGATCGTATAATCAAGCATGGCAATTCGTCCCTGACCCACCCGTTCCGGCTCGATCGGGAACCCGGAGATAGAAAAGGAGGAGGGAATGGTCGGCGTATTGATGGTCAAGCCACTTTTATTGCTGGGCGGGGCCGGCTACCTTGCCTATCTTTTACTCCAGAAAACGGTGAAATCCCTCCAAGTTGACAAAGAGAATGGAGAATTCACAGGGAGCGGCGGGATCGAGATGAAGCTTTGTGCGAAATGCGGGATGTACATCTGTAGCGATGCCGCCCAATGCCCTTGTTGCAACGAATCGCAGGATTCTCCCCTTCGGTCCGGATAGCAAGCAGGACAGGAAATTCCTTTTTTCGCCTCTACGGCGGGTGGGGGATCCTTCTATTCCTTACCTTCCCTCGTTTCCCTTCCAGGATGTCGCCCACCCACGTCAGACCTGCAACCACTGTGGGAAATCCGATCGTTGAGGTCAGCAGGATCAGGGCGTGCCGAATCTCTTCCGGAGTGACACCGGCATCCAGGGCCCTCCTCGCGTGGCTGTGGACCGACCCTTCGGAGC encodes the following:
- a CDS encoding alkylhydroperoxidase gives rise to the protein MGTTGKKLPKAYRDLKERYSEYLGAVEKLGRSVKQAGPIDEKTAQLVQLAAATAIRSEGSVHSHARRALDAGVTPEEIRHALILLTSTIGFPTVVAGLTWVGDILEGKRGKVRNRRIPHPP